Within the Thermostichus lividus PCC 6715 genome, the region TGCGCAGATGATAGCTTTCACTGAACTCACTCATCGTGGGTACCCATACTCGGCTATCGATTAATGTATCGCTCCAAAAGCTGCCGAATCGCCTGAAGTTCCGCCAAAATACTACTGAGCAGTTGCTCGGGTTGATCCTGTGGTACTGTTTTTAGTTCGACGTGAAGCTCGGTAAACCCCATAACATCACGGGCAAACCGTGCTACCTCGTTAGGGTGAAACAATAATGGTTCGCGGCGACTGCTACGGCGCTCGGGATTCAGACGCTTGGGATCAAAGGGAGGATTGATAACGTAGTTGTCACTATTGACGTAGCGGTAGATAGAGGCTCGGGAACGATGGAGGGTTTGCTGAACTTGTTCAATTGTCATCAGGTTGCTATCACTAGATAGTAATTTATATCGCCGCATCAAAACTATTACTGAGGGTTATTGTTATCGATTTTATTTCAATGTAAGTGTAGAGGGATCAACTGTCAAGATTTAATGCGAATCTTTTGATTTAATTGCTGAGTTTGCCGCTGCTGCTGTTGTTCTAACAAACGGCTAGCAAAGGACAGGGCGGCTGCAGAGCGATCGCCCCCGGCCAAGTCCGCCAAGGCATGAAGGCGTTCTTCTCCATGGAGGGGATATACCGCAACCGTTGTTTGTTGCTGGTGTGCGGCGCTGAACTTTTGAACGTGGTAGTGGTGATCTGCCGCAGCAGCGATCAGGGATTGGTGGGTCACGCAAAGGGTTTGGTGGTGGCGGCTCAACCGGTACAAACTGTCGGCGATCGCCCCAGCAATACGCCCGGAGACCCCCGCATCAATTTCATCAAAAATCAATGTCTTCGCTGTTTGTTGTGTTGTTAGGCAGGTTTCTAATGCCAGTAAAAACCGACTAATTTCACCACCGGAGGCAACCTCCCCAAGCGGTTGTAAGGGTTGGCCAGGATTGGCACTCCACAGAAAGGTAATGTGATCACTGCCGTGGCTGCTGGGAGCTATGGACTCCAGTTGTACTTGGAAACGAGCATGGGGTAGCCCAAGGGGCTGGAGATGCTCAAGGAGTTCCGCTTGCAGTTGATCTGCAGCAGCAGCGCGCAGTTCATGGAGACGAGCGCTGGCAGTGGTTAGCTCTGTCATCCATGCCTGTACATGGTGCTCGAGATGCTCGTGAGTCATGGTGTGCTGCTGGATCTGGCTGAGTTCGGCAGCAATGCTATCGCGGTAGGCCATAACGCTCGCCAAGTCAGGCCCATACTTACGACACAGCCGTTGGAGCTGATGAATGCGGTTGCCAATCCTATCGAGGGTCTCCGGATCGGCCTCTAGGCTCTCAGCATAGGTGCGCAGGTGCCGTGCGGCCTCTTCGCCTTGGGCGATCGCCCCTTCGAGCAATTCTAGGACTGGAGCAAGGGAGCGATCTAAGGGCAGGAGCGCCTGTAGCGCCATTTGGGCTTGCCCCAATAACCCTGTGGCACTGGGTTCCTCCTCGTAGAGCCAGTAGTAGGCGCGCTGGCTGTGCTCCTGTAACTCATGGATGTGGCTCAGCCGCTGATATTGTTGCTGGAGGGTCTCCAACTCATGGGGGTCGTTCAGGTTGGCTGGCTCCAGTTCACTGAGTTGAAATTTCAACAGGTCTAGCCGTTGCAGTCGTTGTTGCTCTGCTTGGGTAAACTCTGCCAATTGGCGCTGACTACTCTGCCACGCTTGGTAGCATTCAGACACCCGCTGACGCTGCGCCAGTAGCTCGACTCCCCCGTAGTGATCCAGCCAATCGCGCTGTTGGGCTGGGCTGGCCAGTTGAATGGCTTGCCCCTGCGCCGTCAAACGCACCAGATAACGCCGTAGTTCCTGTAGCTGTTGCCGATTGACAAGAACTC harbors:
- the recN gene encoding DNA repair protein RecN encodes the protein MLQTLRIKNFALVTELEVTFHPGLNVLTGETGAGKSILLDAIDALLGGKLTVRHLRSGSTQGHIEAVFTLTPEVQAWLQRLEIEDMGGELLCSREFSLKGETFRSRTRVNGVLVNRQQLQELRRYLVRLTAQGQAIQLASPAQQRDWLDHYGGVELLAQRQRVSECYQAWQSSQRQLAEFTQAEQQRLQRLDLLKFQLSELEPANLNDPHELETLQQQYQRLSHIHELQEHSQRAYYWLYEEEPSATGLLGQAQMALQALLPLDRSLAPVLELLEGAIAQGEEAARHLRTYAESLEADPETLDRIGNRIHQLQRLCRKYGPDLASVMAYRDSIAAELSQIQQHTMTHEHLEHHVQAWMTELTTASARLHELRAAAADQLQAELLEHLQPLGLPHARFQVQLESIAPSSHGSDHITFLWSANPGQPLQPLGEVASGGEISRFLLALETCLTTQQTAKTLIFDEIDAGVSGRIAGAIADSLYRLSRHHQTLCVTHQSLIAAAADHHYHVQKFSAAHQQQTTVAVYPLHGEERLHALADLAGGDRSAAALSFASRLLEQQQQRQTQQLNQKIRIKS